The following coding sequences lie in one Rhodohalobacter barkolensis genomic window:
- a CDS encoding phytoene desaturase yields MKKDIIVIGSGFGGLATASRLLSKGHNVTIFEKRDKPGGRAYVYEIDGFKFDGGPTVITAPFMFDDIYAAAGKKREDYFKLVPCDPFYRIFDHKGVPFDYNNDHEFILSEIDKRNPDDKAGYEEFIKTTKPIFEKGFVELADKPFLKFTDMLKVAPDLIKLQSHKSVYKYVSQFIEDEFLRRAFSFHPLLVGGNPFDTTSIYSMIHYLEREWGVHYAMGGTGSIVNGMVKLIEEQGGTVNLNAEIDEILVENGKAKGIRLKNGEIHHADVVVSNADVAFTYKNLIDKKHRKKYTDRKIERTKYSMSLFVIYFGTKKRYNDTNLEHHNIILSERYKGLLEDIFDNKKLSEDFSLYLHMPTKTDPSMAPEGHEAFYVLSPVPHLDGDTDWNEMAPKYRNAIMQFLEDNYLPDLQENIVAEHYIDPIHFQNDLNSFKGSAFSVEPILTQSAWFRPHNRSEDVDDLYFVGAGTHPGAGLPGVLSSAKIAEDLIEKQ; encoded by the coding sequence ATGAAGAAAGATATCATCGTAATTGGAAGTGGTTTTGGCGGTCTCGCCACAGCTTCCAGGCTATTATCAAAGGGACATAATGTAACTATTTTTGAAAAACGTGATAAACCCGGTGGCCGTGCCTACGTCTATGAAATAGACGGATTCAAGTTTGACGGAGGACCTACAGTCATCACAGCCCCTTTTATGTTTGATGACATCTATGCCGCGGCAGGCAAAAAGCGTGAAGACTACTTTAAGCTGGTACCATGCGATCCGTTTTATAGAATTTTTGATCACAAGGGGGTGCCATTTGACTATAACAACGATCACGAATTTATTCTCTCTGAAATCGACAAACGAAATCCGGATGATAAGGCCGGCTATGAAGAGTTTATCAAAACTACAAAACCGATTTTTGAAAAAGGTTTCGTGGAATTAGCAGACAAGCCATTTCTGAAGTTTACAGATATGCTTAAAGTAGCTCCCGATCTTATCAAGCTGCAGTCGCATAAATCTGTTTATAAATATGTATCGCAATTTATTGAAGATGAATTCCTCAGAAGAGCTTTCTCATTTCACCCGCTTTTGGTTGGTGGGAACCCTTTTGATACCACTTCTATCTACTCAATGATCCACTACCTGGAACGAGAATGGGGCGTACACTACGCAATGGGCGGTACCGGCTCTATCGTTAATGGAATGGTTAAGTTGATTGAAGAGCAGGGTGGCACAGTAAATCTGAATGCAGAAATTGATGAAATATTAGTTGAAAACGGAAAAGCGAAAGGTATTCGACTAAAAAATGGTGAGATCCATCATGCTGATGTTGTCGTAAGCAATGCAGATGTAGCTTTTACCTATAAAAACCTGATAGACAAAAAACATCGAAAGAAATATACTGATCGGAAAATTGAGCGTACCAAGTATAGTATGTCACTATTTGTGATCTATTTCGGTACAAAAAAACGCTATAACGACACCAATCTGGAGCACCACAACATCATCCTAAGCGAACGATACAAAGGATTACTTGAGGACATTTTTGACAATAAAAAGCTATCTGAAGATTTCTCTCTCTATCTTCACATGCCCACAAAAACAGATCCATCCATGGCACCTGAGGGTCACGAAGCGTTTTATGTATTATCCCCTGTTCCACACTTGGATGGCGACACGGATTGGAATGAGATGGCTCCAAAATACCGGAACGCCATCATGCAATTTTTAGAGGATAACTACCTGCCTGATCTTCAGGAAAATATTGTAGCCGAACACTACATCGACCCGATTCATTTTCAAAATGATCTAAACAGTTTTAAAGGATCAGCTTTTTCAGTTGAACCCATCCTTACTCAATCGGCATGGTTCAGGCCTCATAACAGAAGTGAAGATGTAGACGATCTATACTTTGTAGGTGCAGGAACTCATCCGGGAGCCGGACTGCCCGGTGTACTCTCATCGGCAAAAATTGCTGAAGATTTGATCGAGAAACAGTAA
- the fsa gene encoding fructose-6-phosphate aldolase, producing MKFFIDTADLDEIKEANDLGVLDGVTTNPSLCAKIGVSDFEGHIAKICNIVEGDVSAEVISTTYDEIVEEGRKIASIADNVVVKVPLIKDGIKAIKTFSDEGIKTNCTLCFSASQALIAAKAGATYISPFIGRLDDISSEGMDLIADIRLVYDNYGYDTEILAASIRHPMHLLESARLGADVATMPLKVIEQLLKHPLTDIGLEKFLADWDDLQKSLK from the coding sequence ATGAAATTTTTTATCGACACAGCCGACCTCGACGAAATTAAAGAAGCCAACGATTTAGGTGTACTTGATGGAGTGACCACAAACCCAAGCCTATGCGCTAAAATTGGTGTGAGTGACTTTGAAGGACATATTGCCAAAATTTGTAATATTGTTGAGGGTGATGTTTCAGCTGAAGTGATATCAACAACCTATGATGAAATAGTTGAAGAGGGCAGAAAAATTGCATCCATCGCTGATAATGTGGTTGTAAAAGTTCCTTTGATTAAAGATGGAATTAAAGCGATCAAAACGTTTAGCGACGAAGGGATCAAGACAAATTGCACACTCTGTTTTTCTGCCTCTCAAGCCCTTATCGCCGCAAAGGCAGGGGCAACATACATCTCACCTTTTATCGGTCGTCTGGATGACATCTCGAGCGAGGGAATGGATCTGATTGCGGATATACGTCTCGTATATGACAATTATGGTTATGATACGGAGATACTGGCCGCAAGTATCCGTCATCCAATGCATCTACTTGAAAGTGCCAGGCTGGGTGCTGACGTCGCTACCATGCCTCTAAAAGTGATTGAACAACTGCTGAAACATCCACTAACTGATATTGGGCTTGAGAAGTTTTTAGCAGATTGGGACGATTTACAGAAATCGCTCAAGTAA
- a CDS encoding YtxH domain-containing protein has translation MSNSGKGFTLGFITGTLVGSAVALLYAPDSGSNTRGKISYQVSNYVDELNKLINQLKNEREKIASDAKQKGDDVVSDAKKRADDLIKEAEALLENIEKK, from the coding sequence ATGAGTAATTCAGGAAAAGGATTTACGCTCGGTTTTATTACCGGAACTTTGGTTGGTTCAGCAGTGGCATTGCTTTACGCTCCGGATTCGGGCAGTAATACAAGAGGAAAAATTTCGTATCAAGTAAGCAATTACGTTGACGAACTTAATAAGTTAATTAATCAGTTGAAAAATGAACGTGAAAAAATTGCTTCAGATGCTAAGCAAAAAGGTGATGATGTGGTATCTGATGCAAAAAAACGAGCCGATGATTTAATAAAAGAGGCCGAGGCTTTACTCGAAAATATTGAGAAAAAGTAG